The nucleotide sequence ATTGGCAGGTGGGTATTGCGGGATATGGCTACTATCAACTCACTGCGGACTCTGGTAGCGGAAATAGGGTAGGAGCCTTCAAATCCCAAGTTGCAGCCATTGGCCCACAAATTGGATATCTACTTAATATTGGTAAAAAACAAGCCTATATTAATTTACGTGCCTATAAAGAGTTCTGGGCGCAGAACCGAGTTGAAGGGTATGCCATGATTTCGACCATTAGCATCCCGTTAGGAAAGTAGCAAGATGAAAAATCTGCAGGGTCGCGTGTTGCTGATTGCAGTTCTTGCAGCTTTCGGATTAGGTTCTTATTTACTCTGGACTAATTTCTTTTCTAAGCCTCAGCAAGCTATTTCAGAAATCCGTTTAGGTGATGGCGTTAATGGCCCAAAAGGTATGGCTTGGGTTCCTGGTGGTGAATTTTTAATGGGTAGTGATCATAAAAAAGCGCAAGCCAATGAGAAGCCTACACATAAAGTGAAGGTGTCTGGATTTTGGATGGATACCACTCATGTCACTAATGATCAATTCGCACAATTTGTAAAAGAAACCAATTACAAAACCACCGCAGAGCAAGTTCCCGATTGGGAAACCATTCGCGTACAACTTCCACCAGGAACTCCTAAGCCGCCAGCCTCAGTATTTGTAGCTGGAGCAATGGTTTTTGTTGGTACAAAGACCAAAGTTAATCTGAATGACTACTCTCAATGGTGGGCCTATGTGCCTGGTGCAAATTGGCGGCATCCAACTGGCCCAAAAAGTAATATTGATGGCAAAGGCAATCATCCAGTAGTTCAAGTGAGTTACGAAGATGCTTTGGCATACGCCAAGTGGGCTGGAAAGAGATTGCCTACCGAAGCAGAATGGGAGTTTGCGGCTCGAGGAGGCTTAAATCAAGCAACCTATGTATGGGGCGACCAACTAGAGCAAGAGGGTAAGCTGCCAGCCAATATTTGGGATGTAAAAAAGCAAGCATTCCCGGTAGTGAGTCCAGTCATAAGTCCTAAAGCTGGCGGCGCAATCGGTACCAGTTCCGTTGGGACATATCCTCAAAATGGGTATGGCTTGTTTGATATGACTGGTAATGCTTGGCAATGGGCTGCCGATTGGTATCGCGCTGATTATTTTGCAATACAAGCTAAGGAGTATGGAAATAGCGTTGTGAATAATCCTCTTGGACCTAGTAATTCGTATGATCCTGATGATTATGGCGTTCCACCCAATGCCCCAAAACGGGTCATTCGTGGTGGATCCTTTTTATGCAATGAAGATTACTGCCAGTCGTATCGTCCAAGCGCACGTCGGGGTGCAGATCCATATAGCCCTATGTCGCATTTAGGATTTCGATTGGTAAAAGACTCCTTACAGTAAGATGCACATTAATATTAGGAGGCAGTATTTACTGAGGTAAAAATTATCAATTCTCCTATTTCCCCTCCAGTTGCCACTAGCCTCAAATCTGTCAAACAGTAATTAACTCATGAAAATTCTTAAACTGCATTTAGCCGCATGCTTACTTTTGATTGCCACCCAAGTCTTTGCCGACAATGCAGCGATTTATTTCAATGGCGACATCCTGACGATGGAGGGTGATAAGCCACAGTATGTTGAAGCGGTTGTGGTAAAGAGTAAGAAGATTACTTTTGTTGGCAATCTGCGAGACGCTTTAAATGGAGCCGGCGCTAATCCAGTAATGCAGGATTTAAAAGGTCAAACTCTATTACCGGGATTTATAGATGCTTGGGGCCACTTTACTCTGATTGCTCAGAACACTCTCGCTGTCAATCTGGGGTACTTTTCAAAAAATCCGCCGAAAACTACTAAGCAGCTAATAGACCGCTTGAAAGCAGAAGCAAGGCCATTTAATGGTTGGATTATTGGCGCAGAGTATGCAGACGCTTTTCTTACCGATGGTCCTTTAACCATTGCTCAGTTAGATGTAGCATTTCCGAATCAACCAGTATTTGTTAATAATATTTCTACCCTTACCGGGATTGTGAATACTGCGGGACTAAATAAGCTAGGATTTACCAAAGCCACTAAAGTCAAACAAGGTATGCTGCCCGTTGATCCAAAGACAGGAAAACTCACTGGTGAGTTGATTGGTGATCCTAATTTCGAGGCAACAGCGAAGGTATTCGGTAAGTATTCTCAAGATTTAATGATGGAAACTTATCGCAAAGCCGAACAGATCTATGTCTCAAATGGATACACTACTGCGCAAAGTTATGAAACTACGATTCAAGATATTAGTAATATGCGCCAAGCAGTTGATCGTAATGTGATCAGCTTAGACCTGATTGCGCTTCCCACCTATGATGTGGTTGATCAACTGCTTGCAACTAATAAAAATTATCCTTTTGGAGTCTATACCAAGGGTGATGGCGGCTTTAAGGTTGCTGGAATATTGGTTTCTACAGACGGTGCGCCACAATTGCGTTTGGCCTATTTCACCAAGCCTTATAACGACACTACAGGATTTCCAAAAGAATGGCGCGGTATGGCTGTTGCTTCCCAGGATTTGGTTAATAAGTACGCAAAGTTAGCTTATGAAAAAAATATCCAGTATTTCGGCTATTCCAATGGCGATGCTGGTATTGATATGGCGCTTTCTGGAATTTCTAAAGCAATAAAAGAAACGGGCGTTACTGAAGATCGTAGATCAGTGATCTCTCATTCATTCTTTGTTCGTGATGATCAAC is from Polynucleobacter sp. MG-Unter2-18 and encodes:
- a CDS encoding formylglycine-generating enzyme family protein, with the translated sequence MKNLQGRVLLIAVLAAFGLGSYLLWTNFFSKPQQAISEIRLGDGVNGPKGMAWVPGGEFLMGSDHKKAQANEKPTHKVKVSGFWMDTTHVTNDQFAQFVKETNYKTTAEQVPDWETIRVQLPPGTPKPPASVFVAGAMVFVGTKTKVNLNDYSQWWAYVPGANWRHPTGPKSNIDGKGNHPVVQVSYEDALAYAKWAGKRLPTEAEWEFAARGGLNQATYVWGDQLEQEGKLPANIWDVKKQAFPVVSPVISPKAGGAIGTSSVGTYPQNGYGLFDMTGNAWQWAADWYRADYFAIQAKEYGNSVVNNPLGPSNSYDPDDYGVPPNAPKRVIRGGSFLCNEDYCQSYRPSARRGADPYSPMSHLGFRLVKDSLQ
- a CDS encoding amidohydrolase encodes the protein MKILKLHLAACLLLIATQVFADNAAIYFNGDILTMEGDKPQYVEAVVVKSKKITFVGNLRDALNGAGANPVMQDLKGQTLLPGFIDAWGHFTLIAQNTLAVNLGYFSKNPPKTTKQLIDRLKAEARPFNGWIIGAEYADAFLTDGPLTIAQLDVAFPNQPVFVNNISTLTGIVNTAGLNKLGFTKATKVKQGMLPVDPKTGKLTGELIGDPNFEATAKVFGKYSQDLMMETYRKAEQIYVSNGYTTAQSYETTIQDISNMRQAVDRNVISLDLIALPTYDVVDQLLATNKNYPFGVYTKGDGGFKVAGILVSTDGAPQLRLAYFTKPYNDTTGFPKEWRGMAVASQDLVNKYAKLAYEKNIQYFGYSNGDAGIDMALSGISKAIKETGVTEDRRSVISHSFFVRDDQLDQYKANKILPQFMPNHIWMYGEVYRRILGDERANNMVPLNLAKKKGMQFGLHNDTPSSGPSALFTIWTAVNRKTYGGSTLGPNQRIDPYTALRGFTAMPAYQYKEEASKGTITAGKLADMVILDRNPMKVDPMEIKDIQIVKTIKNGKDLFIRP